The Antarctobacter heliothermus genome includes a window with the following:
- a CDS encoding dihydrodipicolinate synthase family protein, with product MKQFRGSYSVNVTPFTEDGGDIDLAANRRFIDWQISQGVPGVIILGTSGEFLTVTDDERRRYIEDTVAHVNGRIDVLVGAANAHSPTAARYAREAEEAGAQGLMIIPPYYYTPTEDEIVGYYDTITKTCGLPIMLYNNPVTSNVDMSAKLVGRLTREFDTVRYIKEASMDVARVFDIIEETDGVMNVFAGERIVESFLLGAVGYVNPFGNYIPRASTGIWDLLLAGRIEDAKRIQRHITVIEHVIAEGHPTYGHQCYSKVLAAKAGYPVGDVRPPLTTFASLGAEDLAKAERLKGIMDELDRLMDELESKAA from the coding sequence ATGAAACAATTCCGCGGAAGCTATTCCGTTAACGTCACCCCCTTTACCGAGGATGGCGGCGACATCGATCTGGCGGCCAACCGTCGCTTTATCGACTGGCAGATCTCGCAGGGCGTGCCGGGGGTGATCATCCTTGGCACCTCGGGTGAGTTCCTGACCGTCACCGATGATGAGCGTCGCCGCTACATCGAGGACACGGTGGCCCATGTGAACGGCCGCATCGACGTTCTGGTCGGCGCCGCCAACGCACACAGCCCCACCGCCGCCCGCTATGCGCGCGAGGCTGAAGAGGCGGGCGCACAGGGTCTGATGATCATTCCGCCCTATTACTACACACCTACCGAAGATGAGATCGTCGGCTATTACGACACGATCACAAAGACCTGCGGTCTGCCGATCATGTTGTACAACAACCCGGTCACGTCCAACGTGGACATGTCGGCCAAGCTGGTCGGGCGTCTGACCCGCGAATTCGACACGGTGCGGTATATCAAAGAGGCGTCGATGGACGTCGCCCGCGTCTTTGACATCATCGAGGAAACCGACGGCGTGATGAACGTCTTCGCCGGTGAGCGCATTGTCGAAAGCTTCCTCTTGGGGGCCGTTGGCTATGTGAACCCCTTTGGCAACTACATCCCGCGCGCCTCTACCGGGATCTGGGATCTGCTGCTGGCAGGCCGGATCGAGGACGCCAAGCGCATCCAGCGCCATATCACCGTGATTGAACATGTCATCGCCGAGGGTCACCCGACCTACGGGCATCAGTGCTATTCCAAGGTGCTGGCCGCCAAGGCGGGCTATCCCGTGGGCGACGTGCGTCCGCCGCTGACCACCTTTGCCTCGCTCGGGGCCGAGGATCTGGCCAAAGCGGAGCGGCTCAAGGGCATCATGGATGAGCTGGACCGTCTGATGGACGAGCTTGAAAGCAAGGCCGCATGA
- a CDS encoding NADH:flavin oxidoreductase/NADH oxidase has product MTEIPLFTSFKLRGVTFPNRIMLAPMCQYQAIDGIPNDWHRAHHGRYATSGVGSVVVEATGISAEGRISPGCTGLYNDEQVAAWREITDLYRAQGIPVFVQINHAGAKSSTMRPWDGMGPLDPDSTEPPWQTYAPSAVPARDGWHTPQALTVAEIAGIVQDFANAAKRAIEAGFDGVEIHGAHGYLLHEFMSPYANKRTDAYGGPVENRMRMAVEVARAVRAVLPDDMPLLYRASCVDGEGGGLTLDDTVALSHALKAEGVDMIDASGGGIPAGMRLAQQKPEPGFQVPFADRIKQDTGLATVAVGMITEAELANDIVASGKADLVALARGMLRDPAWPYHAAQALGHPEPASILPKLYAFYLKLAS; this is encoded by the coding sequence ATGACCGAGATTCCGCTTTTTACCTCCTTCAAATTGCGCGGTGTCACCTTTCCGAACCGGATCATGCTGGCGCCGATGTGCCAGTATCAGGCCATCGACGGCATACCGAACGACTGGCACCGCGCCCATCATGGGCGCTACGCCACCTCTGGCGTGGGGTCTGTGGTGGTCGAGGCGACGGGCATCTCCGCCGAGGGCCGGATCAGTCCGGGATGCACGGGTCTGTATAATGACGAACAGGTTGCCGCATGGCGTGAGATCACCGATCTCTACCGCGCGCAGGGCATCCCAGTTTTTGTCCAGATCAACCATGCAGGTGCCAAATCCTCGACCATGCGGCCTTGGGACGGGATGGGGCCACTGGACCCGGACAGCACAGAGCCGCCTTGGCAGACTTATGCGCCCTCTGCCGTGCCCGCCCGCGACGGTTGGCATACGCCTCAGGCGCTGACGGTCGCGGAAATCGCCGGAATCGTGCAGGATTTTGCCAATGCGGCCAAGCGCGCCATTGAGGCGGGTTTTGACGGGGTCGAGATCCACGGCGCGCATGGCTACCTGCTGCATGAATTCATGTCGCCCTATGCCAACAAGCGTACGGATGCCTATGGCGGCCCGGTGGAAAACCGGATGCGGATGGCGGTCGAGGTGGCCCGCGCCGTGCGCGCCGTACTGCCCGACGACATGCCCCTGCTCTACCGCGCCTCCTGCGTTGATGGTGAGGGCGGCGGGCTGACGCTGGACGACACGGTTGCGCTGTCTCATGCGCTCAAGGCCGAAGGCGTCGACATGATCGACGCCTCGGGCGGCGGCATCCCGGCAGGGATGCGCCTGGCGCAGCAGAAACCGGAACCCGGTTTTCAGGTGCCCTTCGCGGACCGCATCAAGCAGGACACCGGGTTGGCCACCGTCGCCGTCGGCATGATCACCGAGGCCGAGTTGGCCAACGACATCGTGGCAAGCGGCAAGGCCGATCTGGTGGCGCTGGCGCGCGGGATGCTGCGTGACCCGGCCTGGCCCTATCACGCCGCGCAGGCGCTGGGGCACCCGGAACCGGCCTCGATCTTGCCAAAGCTCTACGCCTTTTACTTGAAACTGGCGTCCTGA
- a CDS encoding glutathione S-transferase family protein — protein MIRFFYNMAPNPMKVALFLEESGLDYEPVPIDTRKAEQHSDTFKALNPNAKLPVLTDDETVIFDSNAILLYLGEKTGQFMGTPDQRGQLLSWMLFVASGVGPFSGQAVHFRNFAPEKPPYAVKRYDFEARRHWQIVEDRLAQGEWMMGDTYSIVDMAVWGWGSRLSYMLGDDNIMQKYPNLDRLMKAIDARPAAARAQALKDHHEFKAEFDEVAMRSLYPQIFAPDPV, from the coding sequence ATGATCCGCTTTTTCTACAACATGGCGCCCAACCCGATGAAGGTGGCGCTGTTTCTCGAAGAGTCGGGGCTGGACTATGAACCCGTCCCCATCGACACCCGCAAGGCGGAACAGCACTCCGACACCTTCAAGGCGCTGAACCCCAACGCCAAACTTCCGGTGCTGACCGATGATGAGACGGTGATCTTCGACAGCAATGCCATCTTGCTGTACCTCGGCGAAAAGACCGGGCAGTTCATGGGCACCCCGGACCAGCGCGGCCAACTGCTGTCGTGGATGCTGTTCGTGGCCTCGGGCGTTGGCCCATTTTCCGGGCAGGCGGTCCATTTCCGCAATTTCGCGCCGGAAAAACCGCCCTACGCGGTCAAACGGTATGACTTTGAGGCGCGCCGCCATTGGCAGATCGTCGAAGACCGACTGGCGCAGGGCGAATGGATGATGGGCGATACCTATTCTATCGTCGACATGGCGGTTTGGGGCTGGGGCTCGCGTCTGTCCTACATGCTGGGTGATGACAACATCATGCAGAAATACCCCAATCTCGACCGCCTGATGAAAGCCATTGACGCCCGCCCCGCCGCCGCACGGGCGCAGGCGCTGAAAGATCACCACGAGTTCAAGGCAGAGTTTGACGAAGTCGCCATGCGCTCCCTCTATCCGCAGATCTTCGCGCCCGACCCCGTCTAA
- a CDS encoding GAF domain-containing sensor histidine kinase: MTDKTHDGVTLQDHAAYLAQVHDFQADIEILANSDLVGTILETVMMATGMRFAAVARVTADRWVACRTVDETQFGLQSGDEIEIRSTFCQSVRDTAQKVLFNDSATDEVYENHPIALKFGIASYASLPIYRSDGSFFGTLCAIDREPRDVKHPRAVAMLEMFASIIGQSLETVERLEAQEHNLEHERQMTQIQEEFIAVLGHDLRNPVAAFGAGLRQLEREAQTERAQVIIPLMKSSLYRMNELIDNIMLHARSRFGRGIRIAAVPDAPLAEAIAHVVEEIRVTAPDREVALDLELNGPVRCDPARIAQAVSNLVSNAVRHGTPGHPIEVRGRTEGDEVVITVANRGAPIPDDFHADLFSPFRRGSNTEGKSLGLGLGLYISASIAQAHDGDIGVSCADGTTAFEIRLPIASTT, translated from the coding sequence ATGACTGACAAAACGCATGACGGTGTGACCCTGCAGGACCATGCGGCCTATTTGGCGCAGGTGCACGATTTTCAGGCCGACATCGAGATCCTTGCCAACAGCGATTTGGTGGGGACCATTCTGGAAACCGTCATGATGGCCACCGGCATGCGTTTCGCGGCGGTCGCCCGCGTGACGGCCGATCGCTGGGTCGCCTGCCGCACCGTGGATGAGACGCAATTCGGTTTGCAGTCCGGGGATGAGATCGAGATCAGATCGACCTTTTGCCAATCCGTGCGCGACACAGCCCAAAAGGTGCTGTTCAACGATTCCGCGACCGATGAGGTTTACGAGAACCACCCTATTGCGTTGAAATTCGGCATCGCCAGCTATGCATCGCTGCCGATCTACCGCAGCGACGGCAGCTTTTTCGGCACACTCTGCGCCATTGATCGGGAACCGCGCGATGTCAAACATCCCCGCGCGGTTGCCATGCTGGAAATGTTTGCTTCCATCATCGGGCAAAGCCTTGAGACCGTCGAACGGCTGGAAGCGCAGGAACACAATCTGGAGCATGAGCGCCAGATGACCCAGATCCAGGAAGAATTCATCGCTGTTCTGGGTCATGACCTGCGCAACCCGGTGGCCGCCTTTGGCGCGGGCTTGCGGCAGCTTGAACGCGAAGCCCAGACAGAGCGCGCGCAGGTCATCATACCGCTCATGAAGTCGTCGCTGTATCGGATGAATGAGCTGATCGACAACATCATGCTGCACGCCCGGTCGCGTTTTGGGCGTGGTATCCGCATCGCCGCCGTCCCTGACGCGCCCTTGGCAGAGGCGATTGCCCATGTGGTCGAGGAAATCCGCGTCACCGCCCCGGATCGGGAAGTTGCGCTGGACCTTGAGCTGAATGGGCCCGTGCGGTGCGATCCGGCCCGGATCGCACAGGCCGTGTCCAATCTGGTATCGAATGCGGTGCGGCATGGCACGCCAGGGCATCCGATCGAGGTCCGCGGCCGAACAGAGGGCGATGAGGTCGTCATCACCGTGGCCAATCGGGGTGCGCCCATTCCCGATGATTTCCACGCGGATCTATTCAGCCCCTTTCGGCGCGGCTCCAACACCGAAGGCAAAAGCCTGGGTCTTGGGCTTGGGCTGTATATCTCGGCCTCGATCGCACAGGCGCATGACGGCGATATCGGCGTGTCCTGTGCCGATGGCACCACGGCCTTTGAGATCCGTTTGCCAATTGCATCGACCACCTGA